In Gossypium arboreum isolate Shixiya-1 chromosome 6, ASM2569848v2, whole genome shotgun sequence, the following are encoded in one genomic region:
- the LOC108486055 gene encoding probable receptor-like protein kinase At5g20050, translating into MDDKKANITAVIIIIGLIIFIIVARLSLKLSKAFFLIVGADIAVILAVFVCLVIRGRYNHRRKLLEKKLVSEGRELRIEYSFLRKVAGVPIKFRLKELEDATDDFQALLGQGASASVFKGILSDGTAVAVKRINGEEHGEKEFRSEVAAIASVQHVNLVRLLGYCCLPRGPRFLVYEFIPNGSLDHWIFPGKGTKNRPEGCLSWDLRYRVAIDVAKALSYLHHDCRSRILHLDLKPENILLDENYRAIVADFGLSKLMGKDESRVITTIRGTKGYLAPEWLLEHGVSEKCDIYSYGMVLLEMIGGQRNVTLIENGSDKSQRKWQYFPKIARDKLGEGKVIEVVDHRLVEVGAIDERQVKRVVHVALWCIQERAKLRPTMAQVVEMLEGRVPVEEPPDPQMIMVDFLSIDEEESDCHFRPKIAAMGSNVNSCNIPCSSSSSFAMSMLSGR; encoded by the coding sequence ATGGACGACAAGAAAGCAAATATAACAGCAGTTATAATAATCATAGGCCTCATCATTTTCATCATCGTTGCTCGTTTATCATTGAAACTTTCCAAGGCTTTCTTCCTTATTGTAGGGGCAGATATCGCAGTAATCCTTGCGGTATTTGTATGCCTTGTGATTAGAGGGCGTTATAATCACAGACGGAAATTGTTAGAGAAAAAACTGGTATCTGAAGGTCGCGAGCTTCGAATCGAGTACAGTTTTCTTCGAAAAGTTGCTGGTGTTCCAATCAAGTTTAGGCTTAAAGAGCTTGAGGATGCAACAGATGATTTTCAGGCACTGCTAGGCCAAGGTGCGTCGGCTTCGGTATTCAAGGGTATCCTTAGTGACGGTACTGCTGTCGCAGTGAAGCGAATCAATGGGGAAGAGCACGGGGAAAAGGAGTTTAGATCAGAAGTTGCAGCAATTGCTAGTGTGCAACATGTGAACCTTGTGCGTCTTCTAGGTTATTGTTGTCTTCCTAGAGGGCCTAGGTTCCTTGTTTATGAGTTCATCCCAAATGGTTCATTGGATCATTGGATCTTCCCCGGAAAGGGAACGAAAAACCGACCCGAAGGTTGCTTGTCATGGGATTTAAGATATAGGGTTGCCATTGATGTGGCTAAGGCACTTTCTTACCTACATCATGATTGCCGGTCAAGAATATTACACCTCGATCTCAAGCCAGAAAATATACTTCTCGACGAGAATTATAGGGCGATCGTAGCGGATTTCGGTCTTTCGAAGTTGATGGGAAAAGATGAGAGCCGGGTTATTACCACAATCAGGGGTACTAAAGGTTATTTGGCCCCGGAATGGCTCTTGGAACATGGTGTTTCGGAGAAATGTGATATTTATAGCTATGGGATGGTTCTTCTGGAGATGATTGGAGGCCAAAGGAATGTAACTCTGATTGAAAATGGCAGTGATAAATCTCAAAGGAAATGGCAGTATTTTCCTAAGATTGCGAGGGACAAACTTGGAGAAGGGAAGGTAATAGAAGTTGTTGATCATAGGCTAGTTGAAGTGGGAGCCATTGATGAGAGGCAAGTGAAAAGAGTGGTTCACGTAGCACTGTGGTGCATACAAGAGCGGGCAAAACTGAGGCCAACCATGGCACAAGTAGTTGAGATGCTTGAAGGGCGTGTACCGGTGGAGGAACCGCCGGATCCGCAAATGATCATGGTCGATTTTTTATCGATAGACGAAGAGGAGTCCGATTGTCATTTCAGGCCAAAAATTGCTGCAATGGGATCAAATGTTAACAGCTGCAACATTCCTTGCTCATCTTCATCCTCATTTGCAATGTCCATGCTATCAGGACGGTAG